The Microbacterium sp. Nx66 genome contains a region encoding:
- a CDS encoding sulfite exporter TauE/SafE family protein produces MNDATVLKRGPRAYAAFIGIGLLAGLLSGLFGVGGGTVIVPLLVLLLAFDQRLAAGTSLAAIVPTATVGVISYAASGSVAWIPALILAAGAVVGAQIGTRLLPRISQTALRWGFVGFLVVVIVSLFLVIPSRDAVFELTWLTGIALVVVGIGTGVLAGLIGVGGGVIVVPVLMLAFGTSDLVAKGISLLMMIPTALSGTVGNLRNRNVDLLAALLIGVSACTTTALGAWLATIVDPTVGNLLFAAYLVVIAVQMAIKAVRGRRRG; encoded by the coding sequence GTGAACGATGCGACGGTCCTGAAACGCGGGCCTCGCGCCTACGCGGCATTCATCGGCATCGGCCTCCTCGCGGGCCTCCTCTCCGGTCTCTTCGGCGTCGGCGGCGGCACGGTCATCGTCCCGCTGCTGGTGCTCCTGCTCGCGTTCGACCAGCGGCTGGCAGCCGGAACCTCGCTGGCGGCGATCGTCCCGACGGCGACCGTCGGCGTCATCTCCTACGCCGCATCGGGCTCCGTCGCCTGGATCCCGGCGCTGATCCTCGCCGCCGGGGCCGTGGTCGGCGCGCAGATCGGCACCCGCCTGCTCCCGCGGATCTCGCAGACCGCCCTCCGCTGGGGCTTCGTCGGCTTCCTCGTCGTCGTGATCGTGAGCCTCTTCCTCGTGATCCCGTCGCGCGACGCCGTCTTCGAGCTCACCTGGCTGACCGGGATCGCCCTGGTGGTCGTCGGAATCGGCACCGGCGTCCTGGCCGGCCTCATCGGCGTCGGCGGCGGCGTCATCGTCGTCCCGGTGCTCATGCTCGCGTTCGGGACGAGCGACCTCGTCGCGAAGGGCATCTCGCTGCTCATGATGATCCCGACGGCTCTCTCCGGCACAGTCGGCAACCTCCGCAACCGCAACGTCGACCTCCTGGCCGCACTGCTCATCGGCGTCTCGGCGTGCACCACCACGGCCCTCGGCGCGTGGCTGGCGACCATCGTCGACCCGACGGTCGGGAACCTCCTCTTCGCCGCCTACCTCGTGGTGATCGCGGTGCAGATGGCCATCAAGGCCGTCCGCGGCCGCCGGCGCGGCTGA